One Acanthopagrus latus isolate v.2019 chromosome 12, fAcaLat1.1, whole genome shotgun sequence genomic region harbors:
- the gfi1b gene encoding zinc finger protein Gfi-1b has product MPRSFLVKKKRCASFNVHRSYEDEPQAPIHSEIPAEVQSPDSSDWTQSEGQSSPLDHSFKKEEGEQDRPLPVHPEPARPPAAPTQPYYRNESHMAGFPPYYKPPYAWEPVASSYELRQMSFSPTVLQHASDLYGSHISRSGAPPQQPLDCSTHYSPTSNTYHCITCDKVFSTPHGLEVHVRRSHSGTRPFGCNICRKTFGHAVSLEQHMNVHSQEKSFECKMCGKSFKRSSTLSTHLLIHSDTRPYPCQYCGKRFHQKSDMKKHTYIHTGEKPHKCQVCGKAFSQSSNLITHSRKHTGFKPFGCDICSKGFQRKVDLRRHHESQHSMK; this is encoded by the exons ATGCCGCGCTCATTtctggtgaaaaagaaaaggtgcgCGTCCTTCAATGTCCACCGATCATATGAGGACGAGCCGCAGGCCCCGATTCATTCAG AGATCCCAGCAGAGGTGCAGAGCCCAGACTCCTCCGACTGGACTCAGTCAGAGGGACAGTCCTCCCCTCTGGACCACTCGtttaaaaaggaggagggggagcaggacCGACCCTTACCCGTCCACCCAGAGCCGGCCAGACCCCCAGCGGCTCCCACACAGCCGTACTACCGAAATG AGTCTCACATGGCAGGATTCCCTCCTTACTACAAGCCTCCGTACGCCTGGGAGCCGGTGGCTTCCTCCTACGAGCTCCGTCAGATGAGCTTCAGCCCCACGGTGCTGCAGCACGCCAGCGACCTGTACGGCAGCCACATCAGCCGCAGTGGCGCACCGCCTCAGCAGCCTCTGGACTGCAGCACCCACTACTCCCCCACCTCCAACACCTACCACTGTATCACCTGTGACAAG gtgtTCTCCACGCCCCACGGACTGGAGGTCCACGTCAGGAGGTCCCACAGTGGAACCAGACCTTTTGGCTGCAACATCTGCAGAAAAACCTTCGGCCACGCCGTCAGTCTGGAGCAGCACATGAATGTCCACTCTCAG GAGAAAAGCTTCGAGTGCAAGATGTGTGGCAAGTCCTTCAAGCgctcctccactctctccacGCACCTGCTCATCCACTCGGACACGAGGCCCTACCCCTGCCAGTACTGCGGCAAGAGGTTCCACCAGAAGTCTGACATGAAGAAGCACACGTACATTCACACCG GTGAAAAACCCCACAAATGCCAAGTGTGCGGCAAAGCGTTCAGCCAGAGCTCCAACTTGATCACCCACAGCAGGAAGCACACGGGCTTCAAACCGTTTGGATGTGACATTTGCTCCAAGGGCTTCCAGCGCAAGGTGGATCTCCGAAGGCACCACGAGAGCCAGCACAGCATGAAGTGA